Genomic window (Rhodoflexus caldus):
CTACCTGCTCCCATCGGTAGGATGTAATGCTGCCGTCAGGGTCGGAAGACTGTCTGCCGTCAAATACAACCTGTGTTGCAGGCAACGTAATGCTCTGGTTGGCGCCCGGATTGGCTACGGGCGGACGGTTGGCTGCGGCATTTACCGTAACGTTTACATCGGCCGATGCTGTTGCACCTGCATTGTCCGTAGCCGTCAGGCGGAATACGTAAGTGCCCTGTACCAAACCCGATACCGATGTCTGAACATTTGCAGGTGTGGCAATGGCAGCCGTGTTTGGCCCCGATACCTGTGTCCAACGAACGGAGGCGATGCTGCCGTCGGGGTCGGAAGCGCTGCCTGTTAAGGTTGCGCTGTTGGTCGGCAAGGTGATGCTTTGCGCAGTGCCTGCACTCACTACCGGTGGGCGGTTCGGGGCGACATTTACCGTAACGCTTACATCGGCCGATGCCGTTGCGCCTGCATTGTCCGTAGCCGTCAGGCGAAATACGTAAGTGCCCTGTACCAAACCCGATACCAACGTCTGAACATTTGCAGGTGT
Coding sequences:
- a CDS encoding PKD domain-containing protein codes for the protein TPANVQTLVSGLVQGTYVFRLTATDNAGATASADVSVTVNVAPNRPPVVSAGTAQSITLPTNSATLTGSASDPDGSIASVRWTQVSGPNTAAIATPANVQTSVSGLVQGTYVFRLTATDNAGATASADVNVTVNAAANRPPVANPGANQSITLPATQVVFDGRQSSDPDGSITSYRWEQV